The Bos javanicus breed banteng chromosome 11, ARS-OSU_banteng_1.0, whole genome shotgun sequence genome includes a window with the following:
- the LCN8 gene encoding epididymal-specific lipocalin-8 isoform X2 produces MGAGLLSALLGLMLAQVQMTPQSLDLQKMVGFWWEAGVASRENLALKTPRRLEALFLTLSGETLTVAVAYNNSGSCQTEEIVSSEMNVLGKFVFPGRREIHVVDTDYEQYAILRVSLQWQNHEFYVFKYFTRSLGGECEPGFLKFRELTTDMGLYLVGRHGRCAMLLKELRETGL; encoded by the exons ATGGGGGCCGGGCTGCTGAGCGCCCTCCTGGGCCTCATGCTGGCCCAGGTGCAGATGACCCCGCAGAGCCTGGACCTGCAGAAG ATGGTAGGATTCTGGTGGGAAGCTGGTGTGGCCTCCAGAGAAAACTTGGCACTGAAGACCCCAAGGAGGCTGGAGGCCTTGTTCCTGACCTTGAGTGGGGAGACTCTGACCGTGGCAGTTGCCTACAACAA CTCAGGAAGTTGTCAGACTGAAGAAATAGTGAGCTCAGAAATGAATGTTTTGGGGAAATTTGTGTTTCCTG GCCGCCGGGAGATCCACGTGGTGGACACGGACTATGAGCAGTACGCCATCCTCCGCGTGTCCCTCCAGTGGCAGAACCATGAGTTTTACGTGTTCAAGTATTTCA CTCGGAGCCTGGGCGGCGAGTGTGAGCCCGGGTTCCTGAAGTTCCGGGAGCTGACCACGGACATGGGGCTGTATCTGGTGGGCCGGCACG GGCGGTGCGCCATGCTCCTGAAGGAG CTCCGAGAGACGGGACTGTGA
- the LCN15 gene encoding lipocalin-15 isoform X2 has protein sequence MGATLLSCVLLLLCSPSAQADVLVQPDFDANKFSGLWYVVSMVSDCKVFLGKKDHLLMSTRDIKASAGGNLSVHMEFPRADGCNQADAEYLRVGAQGHFRVPALGYLDVRVVDTDYSSFAVVYIYKELEGALSTMVQLYNVCSLGDRDAP, from the exons GTTCACCCTCGGCTCAGGCTGACGTGCTGGTGCAGCCAGATTTTGATGCCAACAAG TTCTCAGGCCTCTGGTACGTGGTCTCCATGGTCTCTGACTGCAAGGTCTTCTTGGGCAAGAAGGACCACCTGCTGATGTCCACCAGGGACATCAAGGCCTCGGCGGGGGGCAACCTCAGCGTCCACATGGAGTTCCCCCG GGCGGACGGCTGTAACCAGGCGGATGCGGAGTACCTGAGAGTGGGTGCCCAGGGGCACTTCCGAGTCCCAG CCTTGGGCTACCTGGACGTGCGCGTGGTGGACACGGACTACAGCTCCTTCGCCGTGGTCTACATCTACAAGGAGCTGGAGGGCGCGCTCAGCACCATGGTGCAGCTCTACA ATGTGTGCTCCCTGGGGGACAGGGACGCACCCTGA
- the LCN8 gene encoding epididymal-specific lipocalin-8 isoform X4, producing MVGFWWEAGVASRENLALKTPRRLEALFLTLSGETLTVAVAYNNSGSCQTEEIVSSEMNVLGKFVFPGRREIHVVDTDYEQYAILRVSLQWQNHEFYVFKYFTRSLGGECEPGFLKFRELTTDMGLYLVGRHGRCAMLLKEVEKLRPRPLS from the exons ATGGTAGGATTCTGGTGGGAAGCTGGTGTGGCCTCCAGAGAAAACTTGGCACTGAAGACCCCAAGGAGGCTGGAGGCCTTGTTCCTGACCTTGAGTGGGGAGACTCTGACCGTGGCAGTTGCCTACAACAA CTCAGGAAGTTGTCAGACTGAAGAAATAGTGAGCTCAGAAATGAATGTTTTGGGGAAATTTGTGTTTCCTG GCCGCCGGGAGATCCACGTGGTGGACACGGACTATGAGCAGTACGCCATCCTCCGCGTGTCCCTCCAGTGGCAGAACCATGAGTTTTACGTGTTCAAGTATTTCA CTCGGAGCCTGGGCGGCGAGTGTGAGCCCGGGTTCCTGAAGTTCCGGGAGCTGACCACGGACATGGGGCTGTATCTGGTGGGCCGGCACG GGCGGTGCGCCATGCTCCTGAAGGAG GTAGAGAAGCTGAGGCCCAGGCCACTCAGCTAG
- the LOC133257784 gene encoding epididymal-specific lipocalin-5-like isoform X2 yields the protein MRGNLLAALLGLLVVLAAGKEDLGFQNFSLTQFSGMWYEIALASNLEHQSSSPRRKVGAVIVEQDGPHLSLTSVSDHMNLCMKEKNQAVKGDAPGKFKIPLESGKEVIVVATDYKTYAIMNIILNRGGKPSSVLKLYSRTLEHNEKATEKFVEKAVEQGLSVSNVQLLTKDLTCVNLLS from the exons ATGAGGGGCAACTTGCTTGCAGCCCTGCTGGGGCTGCTCGTGGTGCTGGCGGCTGGCAAGGAGGACTTGGGCTTCCAGAACTTCAGCTTGACCCAG TTTTCAGGTATGTGGTACGAGATTGCCTTGGCCTCCAACCTGGAGCACCAGAGCTCGTCCCCACGGCGGAAGGTGGGGGCCGTGATAGTGGAACAGGACGGGCCCCACCTCAGCCTGACCTCCGTGTCTGACCA CATGAACCTGTGCATGAAGGAGAAGAACCAGGCCGTGAAGGGGGACGCCCCCGGGAAGTTCAAGATCCCTTTAGAGTCTG GCAAAGAGGTCATCGTGGTGGCCACGGACTACAAGACCTACGCCATCATGAACATCATCCTGAACAGAGGCGGGAAGCCCAGCAGCGTGCTGAAGCTCTACA GCCGGACCTTGGAGCACAATGAGAAGGCCACAGAAAAGTTCGTGGAGAAGGCCGTGGAGCAGGGGCTGTCGGTCTCGAACGTGCAGCTGCTCACCAAGGACT TGACCTGTGTGAACCTGCTGTCCTAG
- the LCN8 gene encoding epididymal-specific lipocalin-8 isoform X3 produces the protein MGAGLLSALLGLMLAQVQMTPQSLDLQKMVGFWWEAGVASRENLALKTPRRLEALFLTLSGETLTVAVAYNNSGSCQTEEIVSSEMNVLGKFVFPGRREIHVVDTDYEQYAILRVSLQWQNHEFYVFKYFTRSLGGECEPGFLKFRELTTDMGLYLVGRHAPRDGTVTPLCR, from the exons ATGGGGGCCGGGCTGCTGAGCGCCCTCCTGGGCCTCATGCTGGCCCAGGTGCAGATGACCCCGCAGAGCCTGGACCTGCAGAAG ATGGTAGGATTCTGGTGGGAAGCTGGTGTGGCCTCCAGAGAAAACTTGGCACTGAAGACCCCAAGGAGGCTGGAGGCCTTGTTCCTGACCTTGAGTGGGGAGACTCTGACCGTGGCAGTTGCCTACAACAA CTCAGGAAGTTGTCAGACTGAAGAAATAGTGAGCTCAGAAATGAATGTTTTGGGGAAATTTGTGTTTCCTG GCCGCCGGGAGATCCACGTGGTGGACACGGACTATGAGCAGTACGCCATCCTCCGCGTGTCCCTCCAGTGGCAGAACCATGAGTTTTACGTGTTCAAGTATTTCA CTCGGAGCCTGGGCGGCGAGTGTGAGCCCGGGTTCCTGAAGTTCCGGGAGCTGACCACGGACATGGGGCTGTATCTGGTGGGCCGGCACG CTCCGAGAGACGGGACTGTGACCCCACTTTGCAGGTAG
- the LCN8 gene encoding epididymal-specific lipocalin-8 isoform X1, with protein MGAGLLSALLGLMLAQVQMTPQSLDLQKMVGFWWEAGVASRENLALKTPRRLEALFLTLSGETLTVAVAYNNSGSCQTEEIVSSEMNVLGKFVFPGRREIHVVDTDYEQYAILRVSLQWQNHEFYVFKYFTRSLGGECEPGFLKFRELTTDMGLYLVGRHGRCAMLLKEVEKLRPRPLS; from the exons ATGGGGGCCGGGCTGCTGAGCGCCCTCCTGGGCCTCATGCTGGCCCAGGTGCAGATGACCCCGCAGAGCCTGGACCTGCAGAAG ATGGTAGGATTCTGGTGGGAAGCTGGTGTGGCCTCCAGAGAAAACTTGGCACTGAAGACCCCAAGGAGGCTGGAGGCCTTGTTCCTGACCTTGAGTGGGGAGACTCTGACCGTGGCAGTTGCCTACAACAA CTCAGGAAGTTGTCAGACTGAAGAAATAGTGAGCTCAGAAATGAATGTTTTGGGGAAATTTGTGTTTCCTG GCCGCCGGGAGATCCACGTGGTGGACACGGACTATGAGCAGTACGCCATCCTCCGCGTGTCCCTCCAGTGGCAGAACCATGAGTTTTACGTGTTCAAGTATTTCA CTCGGAGCCTGGGCGGCGAGTGTGAGCCCGGGTTCCTGAAGTTCCGGGAGCTGACCACGGACATGGGGCTGTATCTGGTGGGCCGGCACG GGCGGTGCGCCATGCTCCTGAAGGAG GTAGAGAAGCTGAGGCCCAGGCCACTCAGCTAG
- the LCN15 gene encoding lipocalin-15 isoform X1 — translation MGATLLSCVLLLLCSPSAQADVLVQPDFDANKFSGLWYVVSMVSDCKVFLGKKDHLLMSTRDIKASAGGNLSVHMEFPRADGCNQADAEYLRVGAQGHFRVPALGYLDVRVVDTDYSSFAVVYIYKELEGALSTMVQLYSRTQEASPQALEAFQDFYPTVGLPADMVTMLPKSDVCSLGDRDAP, via the exons GTTCACCCTCGGCTCAGGCTGACGTGCTGGTGCAGCCAGATTTTGATGCCAACAAG TTCTCAGGCCTCTGGTACGTGGTCTCCATGGTCTCTGACTGCAAGGTCTTCTTGGGCAAGAAGGACCACCTGCTGATGTCCACCAGGGACATCAAGGCCTCGGCGGGGGGCAACCTCAGCGTCCACATGGAGTTCCCCCG GGCGGACGGCTGTAACCAGGCGGATGCGGAGTACCTGAGAGTGGGTGCCCAGGGGCACTTCCGAGTCCCAG CCTTGGGCTACCTGGACGTGCGCGTGGTGGACACGGACTACAGCTCCTTCGCCGTGGTCTACATCTACAAGGAGCTGGAGGGCGCGCTCAGCACCATGGTGCAGCTCTACA GCCGGACCCAAGAAGCGAGTCCCCAGGCCCTGGAGGCCTTCCAGGACTTCTACCCGACGGTGGGGCTGCCAGCGGACATGGTGACCATGCTGCCCAAGTCAG ATGTGTGCTCCCTGGGGGACAGGGACGCACCCTGA
- the LOC133257784 gene encoding epididymal-specific lipocalin-5-like isoform X1 yields MRGNLLAALLGLLVVLAAGKEDLGFQNFSLTQFSGMWYEIALASNLEHQSSSPRRKVGAVIVEQDGPHLSLTSVSDHMNLCMKEKNQAVKGDAPGKFKIPLESGGKEVIVVATDYKTYAIMNIILNRGGKPSSVLKLYSRTLEHNEKATEKFVEKAVEQGLSVSNVQLLTKDLTCVNLLS; encoded by the exons ATGAGGGGCAACTTGCTTGCAGCCCTGCTGGGGCTGCTCGTGGTGCTGGCGGCTGGCAAGGAGGACTTGGGCTTCCAGAACTTCAGCTTGACCCAG TTTTCAGGTATGTGGTACGAGATTGCCTTGGCCTCCAACCTGGAGCACCAGAGCTCGTCCCCACGGCGGAAGGTGGGGGCCGTGATAGTGGAACAGGACGGGCCCCACCTCAGCCTGACCTCCGTGTCTGACCA CATGAACCTGTGCATGAAGGAGAAGAACCAGGCCGTGAAGGGGGACGCCCCCGGGAAGTTCAAGATCCCTTTAGAGTCTG GAGGCAAAGAGGTCATCGTGGTGGCCACGGACTACAAGACCTACGCCATCATGAACATCATCCTGAACAGAGGCGGGAAGCCCAGCAGCGTGCTGAAGCTCTACA GCCGGACCTTGGAGCACAATGAGAAGGCCACAGAAAAGTTCGTGGAGAAGGCCGTGGAGCAGGGGCTGTCGGTCTCGAACGTGCAGCTGCTCACCAAGGACT TGACCTGTGTGAACCTGCTGTCCTAG